A window from Zingiber officinale cultivar Zhangliang chromosome 7A, Zo_v1.1, whole genome shotgun sequence encodes these proteins:
- the LOC121999276 gene encoding chaperone protein dnaJ 20, chloroplastic-like — MYDLLSVSNTAGANEIRSAYRRLALLWHPDACRSAGEERRYAERFMEAREAYDVLSDPVRRRNYDLSLTGDRWAATVGAATAFREGRPRKQEAGVTAFGNWDMQLDGLGRRSAVANTGEETWGGRLRRARRARSAEQCV; from the coding sequence ATGTACGACCTGCTCTCCGTGTCCAACACCGCGGGGGCCAACGAGATCCGGAGCGCGTACCGGCGGCTGGCCCTGCTGTGGCACCCGGACGCGTGCCGCTCCGCGGGGGAGGAGCGCCGCTACGCGGAGCGCTTCATGGAGGCGCGCGAGGCCTACGACGTGCTCTCTGATCCCGTCCGCCGCCGCAACTACGACCTCTCCCTCACCGGGGACCGCTGGGCCGCCACTGTCGGCGCCGCCACGGCCTTCCGCGAGGGCCGCCCTCGCAAGCAGGAGGCCGGAGTTACTGCGTTCGGGAACTGGGACATGCAGCTCGACGGACTCGGGAGGAGGTCCGCCGTGGCGAACACCGGCGAGGAGACCTGGGGCGGCCGCTTGCGCCGCGCCCGCCGCGCCCGCTCCGCCGAGCAGTGCGTTTGA